The genome window CAATTTCAGCATCACTCCTCCAATGTGCATGTCACCTTTTACAACCAAGGTGCGTTTGTCGTTGAGATCGGTCACGTAAACCATGAGGTTCCATGATCCGTCGCCCACTATTTCCCCGTCGGCCAACATTTTGGAAGGATTTGTGTTCACTTAGCACTGAAAATGTCACTTCCGAAGCATCGCGGTTTATACAATCACGAAATCACCCAAGAAGCTCGACCGAACAAGCTCAACTGAGGGAAGAGAAGAGGATGACCGACAACCGGAGTGCGGAGTGCCGACTGAGGTAAACGGAGTGAGGAGAGGGGAAGGGCTTGTTTGACGTTGACAGTGGATATCTACTATTCAATATACTCTATGGTGGATATAATGCGCGGGACGACAGCATCTTGTATCGGAACGTTACTGGCCGCAATATTTCCAATAAAATTAGATTATTTGGTAAAAAGAAACTCGTTTATCATGTTTTTATGACTTTAATTATCACTccttttattatataatattatataatataaaattatacttttttgtGTAGATGATGTTGCTTGTTTTTGAACGCTATATTATTTCGAAaacctaaagctttggtttcctccgatagcggtgccgtcatatagcggccgtctccatacaaatactacgacatccatatttagccgtattatttagtatggagacggccgctatatgacggcaccgctatcctaggaaaaccgatcttaaccaGTGTTTGATATCAAAAGGTGAAGCTATGAATAAGTCAAAATTAAGTATAAATTACTTTACATCAAAAAACaaccattataaaataaaaaatgatttcGTTCATTTGTttggctttattttatttttccctAAAATACACCGTGACTTCTGATTACTCTATTTTGGTATTCGAACGAACATGAAAACGTCAAATTGACACTGACAGGATTGTCCATAGGTGTTGTCAATTTGTCACTTTCGTGCCTTGTGAGAACGTTAATATTTTGTTTCGTGATATTTTATCAATAATTGctattaaaattcatttgtataAGTGTTGTATAACATCATTGCCCACGGTTTTGTATGTTGATAATATGCACTGctaatttattataaactaCCTATGCTTTACTAACTAAGCCATTTGTGATCACCATATGAGCAAGCGAAGTTTATCAACGGGGACGATGGTAGCTACAAAGCATAAAAACAAAGGtattattctttattgcaaGTATAATAATTACTATTAGTACCCATTCGGCATAGAAACTTCTATATTGGGGTGCCTACCATACTGTTTCACAATTGTTTATTATATCATatgataaaaacattttttttttaatttacaataaatttaataatcatttcAGTAGTACCATGCTCAACCCCCGAGTACCGAGCAGATTCTCCATCAAGAGACAGTGACTCAGTGTGTGATTCCGAAGCGGCCAGCCCGGTCCCTTTCCTCTGCACTCAAGATGGAGCGGAAGGCGAAACAGATGTTGTCTGGAACTATTACACACCAAAAGCTGAACAAACAGCTGTATCCCGAATCCAAAACTCCACACCACTCAGTAGAAAAGCAAGAAAAATATCAAAACCTAAACTAATTAACCGGCCAACACCGAAACGCAAAGTTGTCACTAAAGTATCACACAAAAAGACTGCACTATTCCAAGAGCTGATGGAATTAAACCAGAATGTGCATgaattaataacaaagaaacgGTCCAGTGAAGTTATTGATGAAAAACAGTCCGGAAGTGAAGAGGACATTTTTAGTGATTCGTCAGGCCAATCCCCCAAAACCTGCTTTAAATCGTCAAGGTGTCTTAGAAAAAACCTCTTAAGTTCTAAATTTCCTAAACCAGATACGGAACCAGCATTGGAATCTGACGATTCAATGAATGAGTGCCTTATTAAAGCCAGTCAGGTTATTGAGgaaaatatcttgatagtcacACCACCGAAGAAACCTAGATATGAACCGAACAAATCAAGGAATATAAAGTCTAGTATAAACTTTCAAATGGATCAAGATTCCATGGATGCCATATTAAATAGCATTAAACTGGACTCGCCTTTATTAGCACGTACAAAAAAGGCTGAATCACCAAGCCTTAATAATGATTCTTTTGATAACTTAGTAGGGAATTTAAATGACAGTACATTAGACAGGCTAACACAGGCACCAAACAGTAAAAGTAAACTAAACAACTCAAAAAGCGCCAACTGGATGATAGATGATATAGTTTTGCATGATGACAGCATGTCTAAGTCATTTTTCGGGCGGCATAACACAATGCCCGAGTCACCATCAGTAGATAACAAGCCATCTACAAGCGGTATGGTTATTACGCGGTATAGCTCTATGCCACATGGAAATACGGAAAAAAGTACAGGTTTGttcattatttacatttttaaaccTTAGAGGTCACACAAACAACTGAATTTTGCAATTAATTGGAGAACATAAAGCCAAAATCAGCTGTTTGAAAAAGCAGCAAAAGAGAAGACTATTTAGTAAAAGTTTGTTTTTGCAACATACTTtggaatttatttaaaataaaaataaataaaataaaatgcagtCATTTCAGACAACATGGTCCATATTTTTCACATGGTCCATtagaaagaagataagcgaGCTTGACATGTTttctaattgaaaaacgctttttaaaataaaataaaaaataaaataaataaataatcgtttattcagatgaaataaaccctaacatacatatttttttcttctgccaaactgcaggacagtttgttggcagagggaactcccttaaaacatagatgggtaaacttagctaCTTAGGCAATtgcttaattaattgttaacagtaggtacatcttattgcttatgatggtaactttaatttaattttgtctaatagaaacattttcattttaaatttaaacatcctAAATGATTTACATTCCCTTATATCATACGGTAAttttaaaatcagtaactattacttatgaaagcagaagaatataaatagtattagattca of Cydia amplana chromosome 17, ilCydAmpl1.1, whole genome shotgun sequence contains these proteins:
- the LOC134656157 gene encoding homeobox protein 4-like, with translation MSKRSLSTGTMVATKHKNKVVPCSTPEYRADSPSRDSDSVCDSEAASPVPFLCTQDGAEGETDVVWNYYTPKAEQTAVSRIQNSTPLSRKARKISKPKLINRPTPKRKVVTKVSHKKTALFQELMELNQNVHELITKKRSSEVIDEKQSGSEEDIFSDSSGQSPKTCFKSSRCLRKNLLSSKFPKPDTEPALESDDSMNECLIKASQVIEENILIVTPPKKPRYEPNKSRNIKSSINFQMDQDSMDAILNSIKLDSPLLARTKKAESPSLNNDSFDNLVGNLNDSTLDRLTQAPNSKSKLNNSKSANWMIDDIVLHDDSMSKSFFGRHNTMPESPSVDNKPSTSGMVITRYSSMPHGNTEKSTDPSDSPIRCTQDEIKRKHQLAREKLLAKRLLPFTSQSSQVPQPTETKKKQFQPKVASTVNKVPNYTNNVANTVNKVPNSTNNVANTVNKVPSSTNNVANTVNKVPNSTNNGNTVNKVPNSTSNVARTNNKISPKDKSSLNPASSMNFQQNNVMSSDKSKDIKLLIEKKRQEALMKLRRRQPPK